Part of the Flavobacterium alkalisoli genome is shown below.
GCCCGTCACCTGTTGGTCCTATACTACTAAAATAAGAGCGTGCCTCATCATAGCTTACAGAGCCTACCGTAAGTACATTAAAGGCATCGGCAGGTATTTCTATATACGGGTCGGCATTGTTACCATTGTTTCCTGCCGAAATCACTACTATCATACCACGGCTAAAAGCTATATCAGCACCGCGGGTCATAAATGCAGTTTGCCCGTTAACCGATTCATACGGATAATTATAGTTAGGATTATCATAGTTATAGTAGCCTAATGATGTGTTTATTACATCTACCCCAAGGCTATCGGCTACTTCGGCTGCCTCAACCCAATATGATTCCTCTACAGGGTTTTCACTACTTGTATCCTCGGTAATAAACAGGTAGTAAGAAGCATTAGGTGCAGTACCTACAAGAGCTCCCTCTACAAAGCCCCCCATTGTAGATAGCACATAAGTACCATGATTATCGGCTGTATAAATATCATTACTGCCATCTACAAAATTATACCCCCCTAAAATAAGATTGTTGTCAAAAAGGTTTTGAAAGGGCTGTGCCGTATCAACTCCCGGGAATCCGGAGTCCATAACAGCTATTATCATTCCCTCCCCTGTATAATCCTGCTGGTGTAGTACCTGCCCGTTAAGCATGTCTATCTGGGAAGTACTCATGCCATAATCATAATTCTCCTGAACATCCAGTTTATTATTTACTGTACTTGTTCTTGCCGAAACAGCAGGCCTGCCGGGAGTGTTTATGGTTTTATCTGCAAATTCAATACTTTGTACAAAACTAAGTGAAGTCAGTGCCGAAATATCCTCAATTGTTCCGCGTACATGTACCGCATTAAGCCATTTGGATTTTGCAATAACCGTAATACCGCTAGCGGCATCGGTTTGAGAAACATAATCCTCATGAATAGGCACATCCAGCTCATCAAGTGCAATGCCCTGATTGGTCCTTCTGTCTAAAGCACGTTGCGATAACATTTCAAGCGGATTTGCCAGATAATACTCGGCATCGGGTTTATCATTAAAGTAAACCCAGGCATCCTCCTGTGCATAGCAATTTGCTGATAATATAAGGAACAGTATAAATAACTGCTTTTTCATTTTAATTTTTTTATTGACCTGTAACTAAATATACGCCCTGTAGGTGTTTTTGGTTTATTTACAACACTATTACCTAGTAGGAATCAAATATACAAAAGATGCCTGC
Proteins encoded:
- a CDS encoding S8 family serine peptidase yields the protein MKKQLFILFLILSANCYAQEDAWVYFNDKPDAEYYLANPLEMLSQRALDRRTNQGIALDELDVPIHEDYVSQTDAASGITVIAKSKWLNAVHVRGTIEDISALTSLSFVQSIEFADKTINTPGRPAVSARTSTVNNKLDVQENYDYGMSTSQIDMLNGQVLHQQDYTGEGMIIAVMDSGFPGVDTAQPFQNLFDNNLILGGYNFVDGSNDIYTADNHGTYVLSTMGGFVEGALVGTAPNASYYLFITEDTSSENPVEESYWVEAAEVADSLGVDVINTSLGYYNYDNPNYNYPYESVNGQTAFMTRGADIAFSRGMIVVISAGNNGNNADPYIEIPADAFNVLTVGSVSYDEARSYFSSIGPTGDGRIKPDVMAQGSAAIFAKPDGTITFGNGTSFSSPITAGLVTCLWQAFPEKTNTEIMDLVKGSADRFTNPDFEYGYGIPDFAFALNELTVKEVAKTDFILYPNPANDVINIAFPDDFGQASITIYNSLGQVVINETITEESFLSIKELTKGIYSYIIQSENKTKSGKLIKE